From one Nonomuraea polychroma genomic stretch:
- the drmB gene encoding DUF1998 domain-containing protein yields MAKPEGHRRRVGAVRPSHLMFTGGVGALVDLPNFSVLVKGLDDWAPEYNKVPDWEPLTEPRLLAAVQTLLGKTVTQLRPAPWLPDTDDSGAAARVGVPTMPFPAWMRCTACSLLAPIESQVVFGFENPKAHAPHEARFFHKTCGRKKSGPRPLAVAARFVLACTAGHLDDFPYVPFVHRGGSCEVEFPPLSMDDRGGNMGANVEIKCERCGLKRNITEAMGRRGEQNLPACRGRHPHLSTFESCDRPVRVLVVGASNQWFAQGLSSLWVPEAGGNVLDAKVAQHWETSLHGIPGPNMLPFMRTAVPALREFEKWDDQTLWAAMERHRAKLEGAEITQNDGYPDLRTAEWEVFSARELPEPDEDFTLRRDPDGVPEPLRGVYADVVQAERLREVRALIGFTRLDAPDPEDPELVTRAPLARDKPAWVPASEVRGEGIFLRLPEDLLSGWEKRVENTLALREHKDAYARFRRHRYSDRIRGAFDEMQHWPGARFYVLHTLSHLLIRTIALECGYSSASLSERIYAGSQDDPRSGILIYTAVPDAEGTLGGLVSLAEPANLVRLTRRALHDAKHCSSDPLCAERLPQEPADFLHGAACHVCLFVSETTCERGNRFLDRRFVVPIDEPDLALYPELP; encoded by the coding sequence GTGGCTAAGCCCGAAGGTCACCGCCGCAGGGTCGGGGCTGTCCGGCCCAGTCACCTGATGTTCACCGGTGGCGTCGGCGCGCTTGTCGACCTACCCAACTTCTCCGTCCTGGTGAAGGGGCTGGATGACTGGGCGCCGGAGTACAACAAGGTGCCCGACTGGGAGCCGCTGACCGAGCCGCGCCTCCTGGCCGCCGTCCAGACGCTGCTGGGCAAGACCGTCACCCAGCTGCGCCCCGCCCCCTGGTTGCCGGACACCGACGACAGCGGCGCGGCGGCCCGGGTGGGTGTGCCGACGATGCCGTTCCCGGCCTGGATGCGCTGCACCGCCTGCAGTCTTCTGGCGCCGATCGAGTCGCAGGTGGTCTTCGGATTCGAGAATCCCAAGGCGCACGCGCCCCACGAGGCGCGTTTCTTCCATAAAACCTGCGGACGCAAGAAGTCGGGCCCGAGACCGCTGGCGGTCGCCGCGCGCTTCGTGCTCGCCTGCACCGCGGGCCATCTCGACGACTTCCCCTACGTGCCGTTCGTGCACCGGGGTGGCTCCTGCGAGGTGGAGTTCCCACCGCTCAGCATGGACGACCGCGGCGGCAACATGGGCGCCAACGTCGAGATCAAATGCGAGCGCTGCGGCCTGAAGCGCAACATCACCGAGGCCATGGGCCGGCGCGGCGAGCAGAACCTGCCCGCCTGCCGCGGCCGGCACCCGCACCTGTCGACCTTCGAGTCCTGCGACCGTCCGGTGCGCGTGCTGGTGGTCGGCGCCTCTAACCAGTGGTTCGCCCAGGGGCTGTCCTCCCTGTGGGTGCCGGAGGCAGGGGGCAACGTGCTGGATGCGAAGGTCGCCCAGCACTGGGAGACGAGCCTGCACGGCATTCCCGGGCCGAACATGCTTCCTTTCATGCGTACGGCGGTGCCCGCGCTGCGCGAGTTCGAGAAATGGGACGACCAGACCCTGTGGGCGGCGATGGAACGCCATCGGGCCAAACTAGAAGGCGCGGAGATAACGCAGAACGACGGCTACCCCGATCTTCGGACGGCTGAGTGGGAGGTGTTCTCGGCGCGGGAGCTCCCGGAGCCGGATGAGGACTTCACCTTGCGACGAGACCCTGACGGCGTGCCCGAGCCGCTTCGCGGCGTCTACGCCGACGTCGTCCAGGCCGAGCGGCTTCGGGAGGTGCGTGCTCTGATCGGCTTCACCCGGCTGGACGCCCCGGACCCGGAAGACCCCGAACTGGTCACCCGGGCTCCTCTGGCGCGCGACAAGCCAGCCTGGGTGCCAGCGAGCGAGGTGCGGGGGGAGGGCATCTTCCTCAGGCTTCCCGAAGACCTCCTGTCCGGATGGGAGAAGCGTGTTGAGAACACCCTCGCCCTTCGCGAGCACAAGGACGCCTACGCGCGTTTCCGAAGGCACCGCTACAGCGACCGGATCCGCGGCGCCTTCGACGAGATGCAGCACTGGCCGGGAGCACGCTTCTACGTCCTGCACACCCTTTCCCATCTGCTGATCCGGACGATCGCGCTGGAATGCGGCTACAGCTCGGCCAGCCTGTCGGAACGCATCTACGCGGGCAGCCAGGACGATCCGCGCAGCGGAATTCTCATCTACACGGCCGTGCCGGACGCCGAAGGCACACTCGGCGGCCTGGTCTCCCTGGCTGAACCCGCCAACCTGGTACGGCTGACGAGGCGGGCCCTGCACGACGCCAAGCACTGCTCGTCCGACCCGCTCTGCGCCGAACGGCTGCCGCAGGAACCCGCGGACTTTCTGCACGGCGCCGCCTGCCACGTCTGTCTTTTCGTCTCCGAGACGACCTGTGAACGCGGCAACCGCTTCCTCGACCGCCGGTTCGTCGTCCCCATCGACGAGCCGGACCTCGCCCTCTATCCCGAACTCCCGTGA
- the drmA gene encoding DISARM system helicase DrmA: protein MTTADDQTPAVPEQNPLDEPQVFAEATSYEVRDEFQELVCRDLLGPWDGPTEEFRPSMRGPRERYLVGMIGPKRSATSSRDEADAVPDTETGVEGDATEADLPDVMTAQNLGSIWASSMGLSFAVPADVNTIAVTASWGRYGKSEVEQEDGKKVRTWSREPVSHDREIPLDGESNFWVPLTVKHRDEPGVHLAVTVRAVSGHRVVELSLINTQVEPEKNKDEAWLFQTELRVRALDGSEAIFMPIDDPLDGGGPGFDEEDSHLRLLYRNERRYASGRNTAVHAALRPDERRAHELTTTWLPVYDVPSTTAPPIPGVLLSMDALAEAEAPELRAGLAPLADGYAAWLDQRSADLPGLPEALRPAAENAIFKAKRVAERLRRGIELLEADADALRAFRFANQAMADQRRHSAIAKLRQEEGLSYEQAEARVLAQGAKAASWRPFQLAFVLLNLPALSDPAHPERAADHTATADLLFFPTGGGKTEAYLGLTAYTFAIRRLQKVVGTAERARSGLDGVAVLMRYTLRLLTAQQFQRASALVCAAEMIRRQDESTWGSTPFRIGLWVGGSVSPNWFEGAAKEVGDARSAPEGKRPNVLQTLSCPWCGQMLKGHEDLHIDDDRRRVLLYCSNGEGQNACPFSRRMSPGEGLPILTVDEEIYRLTPSLVIATVDKLAQLPWRGFAGHLFGRVRELCSRHGYRHEDLNARTGCTPRHNAKGSLPASQVQPVTRLRPPDLIIQDELHLISGSLGTTVGLFEAAVDELCTWGQGYGPKIVASTATTKRADAQVLGVFARELAIFPPQVLDVADTYFSEQVPITPETPGRRYLGVCAHGVRLKSAEIRLAEILLIAGQTVFDRYGKPADPYMTMVGYFNATRELAGMRRYVDDDVTTRVRTHGKRKGLSNRLTTRLEMLTVQELTSRISSTDISEVLRNLEVGFVAEYETSERKLALRRELALARRDKRPEHALAARWLRRRLPVDVVLATSMLQVGVDVSRFGLMVVVGQPKNTAEYIQASSRVGRDADRPGLVVTLYNWSRPRDLAHFEDFEHYHATFYRQVEALSVTPYTRRALDRGVAAAFVGALRNAEETYSRNTDAHDVPLDGPVATRIRRRFLSRAEAVAGERGRDYLLERLNVVADKWETMRAGQIRLGYQASSSTRQPLVGLLKPAGESAWDTMTVGQSMRETESEINLLVPRLEEMFAPAYGAPAWSFKVGVDEDDDAPEGDELGESRG from the coding sequence ATGACGACAGCCGACGACCAGACGCCTGCCGTACCTGAGCAGAACCCGCTGGACGAGCCGCAGGTCTTCGCCGAGGCCACCTCCTACGAGGTCCGTGACGAGTTCCAGGAGCTGGTCTGCCGCGACCTGCTCGGCCCCTGGGACGGGCCGACGGAGGAGTTCAGGCCGAGCATGCGTGGTCCCCGCGAGCGCTATCTCGTGGGAATGATCGGGCCGAAACGCTCGGCGACCTCCTCGCGGGACGAGGCCGACGCGGTGCCGGACACCGAGACCGGCGTGGAGGGCGACGCCACCGAGGCCGACCTGCCCGACGTGATGACCGCGCAGAACCTCGGCAGTATCTGGGCCTCCTCCATGGGGCTGTCTTTCGCAGTGCCGGCCGACGTGAACACGATCGCGGTCACCGCCTCCTGGGGACGCTACGGCAAGAGCGAGGTGGAGCAGGAGGACGGCAAGAAGGTCAGGACCTGGTCGCGGGAGCCGGTGAGCCACGACCGGGAGATCCCCCTCGACGGTGAGTCGAACTTCTGGGTTCCCCTCACCGTCAAGCACAGGGACGAGCCGGGCGTCCACCTGGCCGTCACGGTGCGTGCGGTGAGCGGCCATCGTGTCGTGGAACTTTCGCTGATCAACACTCAGGTGGAGCCGGAGAAGAACAAGGACGAGGCCTGGCTGTTCCAGACCGAGCTCCGGGTCCGGGCGCTCGACGGGAGCGAGGCGATCTTCATGCCGATCGACGACCCGCTCGACGGCGGCGGTCCCGGCTTCGACGAGGAGGACTCGCACCTGCGACTGCTCTACCGGAACGAGCGCCGTTACGCCTCAGGACGCAACACGGCGGTGCACGCGGCGTTGCGCCCGGATGAGCGCCGTGCGCACGAGCTGACCACCACGTGGTTGCCCGTCTATGACGTTCCGAGCACCACCGCGCCGCCGATCCCCGGCGTGCTGCTGTCGATGGACGCCCTGGCCGAAGCGGAGGCGCCCGAGCTGCGAGCGGGTCTCGCGCCGCTGGCCGACGGCTACGCCGCCTGGCTCGACCAGCGCTCGGCAGACCTTCCCGGTCTGCCCGAGGCGCTGCGTCCGGCGGCGGAGAACGCGATCTTCAAGGCCAAAAGAGTCGCCGAACGCCTGCGCCGCGGCATCGAGTTGTTGGAAGCCGACGCCGACGCGCTGCGCGCCTTCCGCTTCGCCAACCAGGCCATGGCCGACCAGCGCCGCCACAGTGCGATCGCCAAGCTGCGGCAGGAGGAAGGGCTGAGCTACGAGCAGGCGGAGGCACGGGTGCTGGCCCAGGGTGCCAAGGCCGCCTCCTGGCGTCCCTTCCAGCTGGCGTTCGTGCTGCTCAACCTGCCCGCGTTGAGCGACCCGGCGCACCCGGAACGGGCCGCCGACCACACGGCCACCGCCGACTTGCTGTTCTTCCCGACCGGTGGCGGTAAAACCGAGGCCTATCTCGGCCTGACCGCCTACACCTTCGCGATCCGCCGGCTGCAGAAGGTCGTCGGTACGGCAGAGCGGGCCCGCAGCGGTCTCGACGGGGTGGCCGTGCTGATGCGTTACACGCTGCGGCTGCTCACCGCCCAGCAGTTCCAGCGGGCCTCCGCGCTGGTCTGCGCCGCCGAGATGATCCGCAGGCAGGACGAGAGCACCTGGGGCAGCACCCCGTTCCGCATCGGCCTGTGGGTCGGCGGATCGGTCTCGCCGAACTGGTTCGAAGGAGCGGCCAAGGAGGTCGGTGACGCCAGATCCGCCCCCGAGGGGAAGCGGCCGAATGTCCTGCAGACGCTCTCGTGCCCCTGGTGCGGCCAGATGCTGAAGGGTCACGAGGACCTCCACATCGACGACGACCGCCGCAGGGTGCTGCTGTACTGCTCCAACGGCGAGGGGCAGAACGCCTGCCCGTTCTCCCGGCGGATGTCCCCCGGGGAGGGTCTGCCCATCCTCACCGTCGACGAAGAGATCTACCGGCTGACCCCGTCACTGGTGATCGCCACCGTCGACAAGCTCGCCCAACTGCCGTGGCGCGGCTTCGCAGGACACCTCTTCGGGCGCGTTCGCGAGCTGTGCTCCCGCCACGGGTACCGGCACGAGGACCTGAACGCCAGGACCGGATGCACGCCCCGGCACAACGCGAAGGGATCGCTCCCCGCCAGCCAGGTGCAACCGGTGACCCGCCTGCGTCCGCCGGACTTGATCATCCAGGACGAGCTCCACCTCATCTCGGGATCGCTCGGCACCACGGTCGGCCTGTTCGAAGCCGCTGTCGACGAGTTGTGCACCTGGGGCCAGGGGTACGGCCCGAAGATCGTCGCGTCCACCGCCACGACCAAGCGTGCGGACGCGCAGGTGCTCGGCGTCTTCGCGCGCGAGCTCGCAATCTTTCCGCCGCAGGTCCTCGACGTGGCCGACACCTACTTCTCTGAGCAGGTGCCGATCACGCCCGAGACACCGGGGCGGCGCTACCTGGGCGTCTGCGCGCATGGCGTCCGGCTCAAGTCGGCGGAGATCCGGCTCGCTGAGATCCTGCTCATCGCCGGGCAGACCGTGTTCGACCGGTACGGCAAGCCGGCCGACCCCTACATGACCATGGTCGGGTACTTCAACGCCACGCGGGAGCTGGCCGGCATGCGGCGTTACGTCGACGACGACGTGACGACCCGCGTCCGTACCCACGGCAAGCGCAAGGGCCTGTCGAACCGGCTCACCACCAGGCTGGAGATGCTCACCGTCCAGGAGCTGACCTCACGCATCTCCTCCACCGATATCAGCGAGGTGCTGCGGAACCTGGAAGTCGGTTTCGTCGCCGAGTACGAGACCTCGGAGCGCAAGCTCGCCCTGCGCAGGGAACTGGCTCTCGCCCGCCGAGACAAGCGCCCCGAGCACGCGCTCGCCGCTCGGTGGCTGCGCAGGCGGCTCCCGGTCGACGTGGTGCTGGCCACCTCCATGCTGCAGGTCGGCGTGGATGTCTCTCGCTTCGGGCTGATGGTGGTGGTGGGCCAGCCCAAGAACACCGCCGAGTACATCCAGGCATCCTCCCGCGTCGGCCGTGACGCCGACCGGCCCGGCCTGGTGGTGACGCTCTACAACTGGTCCCGGCCCCGGGACCTGGCCCACTTCGAGGACTTCGAGCACTACCACGCCACGTTCTACCGGCAGGTGGAGGCCCTGTCGGTCACGCCGTACACGCGACGGGCCCTGGACCGGGGAGTGGCCGCCGCCTTCGTGGGGGCGCTGCGCAACGCCGAGGAGACCTATTCGCGCAACACCGACGCCCACGACGTGCCGCTCGACGGCCCGGTGGCCACCCGGATCCGCAGGCGGTTCCTGTCACGCGCCGAGGCGGTCGCGGGCGAGCGGGGCCGGGATTACCTCCTGGAACGGCTAAACGTGGTGGCGGACAAGTGGGAGACCATGCGGGCCGGGCAGATCAGGCTCGGCTACCAGGCCAGCTCCTCCACCCGGCAACCGCTGGTGGGCCTGCTCAAACCGGCCGGTGAGAGCGCGTGGGACACCATGACGGTCGGCCAGTCCATGCGGGAGACGGAAAGCGAGATCAACCTGCTCGTCCCCCGACTGGAGGAGATGTTCGCCCCCGCTTACGGGGCGCCCGCCTGGAGCTTCAAGGTCGGCGTGGATGAGGACGACGACGCCCCGGAGGGCGACGAGCTGGGAGAGAGCCGTGGCTAA
- a CDS encoding type II toxin-antitoxin system VapC family toxin has translation MKSLLCDSGPLIATFNDLDPDFAKCVRMLNEWQGRVLVPEPVVGEVCNYLRNNVRNGPLLEVRFLQAVTEPGDFEIVNPVPEDRERALELSTRLVSGPLGYVDGIVLAMAERLKVSDIATVDYKFLGMATPVSRLQPLRFVLQES, from the coding sequence GTGAAGTCGCTTCTGTGCGACTCTGGGCCATTGATAGCCACGTTCAACGATCTCGATCCCGATTTCGCGAAATGCGTCCGCATGCTCAACGAGTGGCAGGGGCGTGTGCTCGTGCCCGAGCCTGTGGTGGGTGAAGTCTGCAACTACCTGCGCAATAACGTCCGTAACGGGCCGCTGCTTGAGGTCCGTTTCCTGCAGGCTGTGACAGAGCCCGGGGATTTCGAGATCGTCAACCCTGTCCCAGAGGATCGGGAACGAGCGCTTGAGCTGAGCACGCGGCTCGTGTCGGGTCCACTGGGCTACGTCGACGGCATCGTGCTGGCCATGGCGGAGCGACTGAAGGTGAGCGACATCGCCACCGTTGACTACAAGTTCCTCGGTATGGCCACGCCGGTCAGCCGACTGCAGCCGCTGCGTTTCGTGCTCCAGGAGAGCTGA
- a CDS encoding Eco57I restriction-modification methylase domain-containing protein: protein MSKFAKPVDSGRVHQDWLSLVEVSGPFLSLPVLRRTWPSLDPLDKQARESLRLHHGTWQAGGKARDWIVYALRDLLGWGDALHTESLEVLALDVPQHDAVLVPSFALVEPDSELKPDSTRLIGLICEGQPTARVKGEDWSATPVDRMAQLCRHHGVELGLVTDGRWWALIWAPRGGVTTSAMFDAISWPEAAERDVVRAFVSLLNRARFFSFPEEETLPALLRASLDSQEDITEALGVQVRQAVELLVAAIGRADTRDREAGGEGVGDATAHDVYRGAVTVMMRIVFLLFAEERGLLPADNELYARAYSAGGLCAELEQLALEGSENDLEQTQAAWHRLLALFNAVYAGVDHPRLTMHAHDGSMFDPDAYAWLPLSIDDRTVLHMLRAVQYVQLGTGRNRERRKLSFRALDVEQIGYVYEGLLSFEGRRATDTVVGLVGKPGMEEEVDLTRLERIGPNPAALAETYKASGIGTAAALAKRLAPLSDAEQLEALRKLLAVTGGDRALAERLLPFYGIIRLDLRELPMVILPGALYVTESSLRKNTGTHYTPRFLAEQVVEGALEPLVYRVGPLQTADRAAWVPKSPVEILALKIADIAMGSAAFLVAAARYLAGHLVEAWSREGDARAAAYLASERTAEADDDPLVIEARRAVIEHCLYGADINPMAVEMAKLSLWLVSMDPARPFTFVDDRLVCGDALLGITSLDQLEVLHLDPRKGREIHEKRALSNFAVGARSVAVEVAELRRRLAEIPLGDDPLAALRTKRALLAEAEVATAQARLFADLIVGAALAHAGRGEAGLRDGSIVAANYVRRIAEGSPMAEVEAGEKRHEWLATDRIRGAFDRRPIHWPLVFPEVFEDVTGEVSRAAGFDAVIGNPPFLGGTKITGSMGTAYRNYLVETIGRGVRGNADLVAFFVLRAHDLLNTVGQAGLIATNTLAQGDTREVGLDQLLVAGMTIRLAVKSKPWPSRSAALEYCAVWTSRPKPGEEAEQVADGVVVAGITTSLEPESRVKGQPFRLAGSAGISFKGVDIGGIGYTLEPDAARVTIEKEPRNREVLFPFLNGQDLNSRPDSSASRWVVNFHDWPEDKARSFIDPYERVLRLVKPDRDKNNRAVRREKWWQYSERASNMVKAVSGLERIVAITRHTKTVMPVMVPTGQVFSDALIVFATEDHAMLAVLSSAPHYWWTRTWASSMKTDLRYTPSDVFETLPLPELTQEMRDLGDRLDRERRALMLSRQAGLTATYNLVNDPANTDDDIEILRAIHRAIDEATLRAYGWDDLIGKLDHGHHLIGGREMRYTVGPAVQRELVDRLLELNHARYADEVAKGLHAKKSKKSPQGGLF from the coding sequence ATGAGCAAGTTCGCCAAGCCGGTCGACTCCGGCCGGGTCCACCAGGACTGGCTGAGCCTGGTCGAGGTCTCCGGCCCGTTCCTGTCCCTGCCGGTGCTCCGCCGTACGTGGCCGTCGCTCGATCCGCTGGACAAGCAGGCCCGTGAGAGCCTGCGCCTGCACCACGGCACGTGGCAGGCCGGCGGCAAGGCTCGCGACTGGATCGTGTACGCCCTGCGCGACCTGCTCGGATGGGGCGACGCGCTCCACACCGAGAGTCTGGAGGTGCTCGCGCTCGACGTCCCGCAGCACGATGCCGTTCTGGTGCCGAGCTTCGCCCTGGTCGAGCCGGATTCCGAACTGAAGCCGGACAGCACGAGGTTGATCGGCCTGATCTGTGAGGGCCAGCCGACCGCCCGCGTCAAGGGCGAGGACTGGTCGGCCACCCCGGTCGACCGGATGGCCCAGCTGTGCCGTCACCACGGTGTGGAGCTGGGCCTGGTGACCGACGGTCGCTGGTGGGCGCTGATCTGGGCGCCGCGCGGCGGGGTCACCACCAGCGCGATGTTCGACGCGATCTCGTGGCCGGAGGCCGCCGAGCGTGACGTGGTCCGTGCCTTCGTCTCGCTGCTCAACCGGGCCCGGTTCTTCTCCTTCCCCGAGGAGGAGACCCTGCCCGCGCTGCTGCGGGCCAGCCTGGACAGCCAGGAGGACATCACCGAGGCCCTCGGCGTCCAGGTCCGCCAGGCCGTCGAGCTCCTCGTCGCCGCGATCGGCCGCGCCGACACCCGCGACCGCGAGGCGGGCGGCGAGGGCGTCGGCGACGCCACCGCGCACGACGTCTACCGCGGCGCGGTCACGGTCATGATGCGCATCGTCTTCCTGCTCTTCGCCGAGGAACGCGGCCTGCTGCCCGCCGACAACGAGCTGTACGCCCGCGCCTACTCCGCCGGCGGGCTATGCGCCGAGCTGGAGCAGCTCGCCCTCGAAGGCTCCGAGAACGACCTGGAACAGACCCAGGCCGCCTGGCACCGGCTGCTGGCGCTCTTCAACGCCGTCTACGCCGGGGTGGACCACCCGCGGCTGACCATGCACGCCCACGACGGCTCCATGTTCGACCCGGATGCCTACGCCTGGCTGCCGCTGTCGATCGACGACAGGACCGTGCTGCACATGCTCAGGGCCGTGCAGTACGTCCAGCTCGGCACCGGCCGGAACCGGGAGCGCCGTAAGCTCAGCTTCCGCGCGCTCGACGTCGAGCAGATCGGCTACGTGTACGAGGGTCTGCTCTCCTTCGAGGGCCGCCGCGCCACCGACACCGTCGTCGGCCTGGTCGGCAAGCCTGGCATGGAGGAGGAGGTGGACCTCACCCGACTGGAGCGCATCGGCCCCAATCCGGCCGCGCTGGCCGAGACGTACAAGGCGTCGGGCATCGGCACGGCCGCCGCCCTCGCCAAGCGCCTGGCCCCCCTGAGCGACGCGGAGCAGCTTGAGGCGCTCCGCAAGCTGCTCGCGGTCACGGGGGGAGACCGTGCCCTTGCCGAGCGGCTGCTGCCGTTCTACGGGATCATCCGGCTGGACCTGCGCGAGCTGCCCATGGTCATCCTGCCGGGCGCGCTCTATGTCACCGAGTCGTCCCTCCGGAAGAACACCGGCACCCACTACACGCCGCGCTTCCTGGCCGAGCAGGTCGTCGAAGGCGCGCTGGAGCCGCTCGTCTACCGGGTTGGGCCGCTCCAGACGGCCGACCGGGCCGCGTGGGTGCCGAAGTCGCCGGTCGAGATCCTGGCGTTGAAGATCGCCGACATCGCCATGGGGTCGGCCGCGTTCCTCGTGGCCGCCGCTCGCTATCTGGCCGGCCACCTGGTGGAGGCGTGGTCGCGCGAGGGTGACGCTCGTGCCGCGGCCTATCTGGCTTCCGAGCGTACAGCTGAAGCCGACGACGATCCGCTGGTCATCGAGGCCCGCCGGGCCGTCATCGAGCACTGCCTGTACGGGGCTGACATCAACCCGATGGCCGTGGAGATGGCCAAGTTGTCGCTCTGGCTCGTCTCTATGGACCCCGCACGGCCGTTCACCTTCGTCGACGACCGGCTCGTCTGCGGGGACGCGCTGCTCGGCATCACTTCACTCGACCAGCTGGAAGTGCTGCACCTGGACCCGCGCAAGGGGCGCGAGATCCACGAGAAGCGTGCCCTGTCCAACTTCGCCGTGGGGGCGCGCAGCGTGGCAGTTGAAGTCGCAGAGCTCAGGCGGCGGCTCGCCGAGATCCCGCTCGGCGACGACCCGCTGGCCGCCCTGCGGACGAAGCGGGCACTGCTGGCCGAGGCCGAAGTGGCCACCGCCCAGGCACGGTTGTTCGCTGACCTGATCGTGGGCGCGGCGCTCGCGCACGCCGGGCGGGGTGAGGCCGGGCTTCGGGACGGCTCGATCGTGGCCGCCAACTATGTGCGCCGGATCGCCGAGGGCTCGCCGATGGCCGAGGTCGAGGCGGGGGAGAAGCGCCACGAGTGGCTGGCCACCGACCGGATTCGCGGAGCCTTCGACCGCCGGCCGATCCACTGGCCGCTAGTCTTCCCGGAGGTCTTTGAGGACGTGACGGGGGAGGTTTCCCGGGCTGCTGGCTTCGACGCGGTCATCGGCAACCCGCCCTTCCTGGGCGGCACGAAGATTACCGGATCCATGGGGACGGCGTACCGAAACTACTTGGTCGAAACGATCGGACGAGGTGTGCGAGGAAACGCCGACCTCGTAGCCTTTTTCGTGTTGCGCGCTCATGATTTGCTCAACACGGTGGGGCAGGCTGGGCTGATAGCCACTAACACGCTTGCGCAGGGCGACACCCGTGAAGTCGGGTTGGACCAGCTCCTCGTGGCTGGCATGACGATACGGCTGGCTGTCAAGAGCAAGCCTTGGCCATCGAGGAGTGCGGCGCTCGAGTACTGCGCTGTCTGGACGAGTCGCCCGAAGCCGGGAGAGGAGGCCGAACAGGTTGCCGACGGCGTCGTGGTGGCCGGCATAACGACTTCACTCGAGCCTGAATCGCGGGTCAAGGGACAACCTTTCAGGTTGGCCGGCAGCGCGGGGATCTCCTTCAAGGGGGTGGACATCGGGGGAATCGGGTACACGCTGGAGCCCGATGCCGCGAGGGTCACGATCGAGAAGGAGCCACGCAATCGAGAGGTCCTCTTTCCTTTCCTCAATGGACAGGATCTGAATTCCAGGCCTGACTCTTCGGCGAGCAGATGGGTTGTTAATTTCCACGACTGGCCCGAGGACAAGGCGAGATCGTTCATTGACCCCTACGAAAGAGTCCTTCGACTGGTCAAGCCCGATCGCGACAAGAACAATCGAGCCGTCCGGCGTGAGAAGTGGTGGCAATATTCAGAGCGAGCCTCCAATATGGTCAAGGCGGTAAGCGGCCTTGAACGGATTGTCGCGATCACTCGGCACACCAAAACAGTAATGCCGGTCATGGTTCCTACGGGGCAAGTGTTCAGTGATGCGCTCATCGTGTTCGCGACAGAAGATCATGCGATGCTCGCCGTGCTGTCCAGCGCCCCACATTATTGGTGGACTCGTACGTGGGCTTCGTCAATGAAGACCGATCTCCGCTACACGCCGTCAGACGTGTTCGAAACCCTTCCTCTCCCCGAACTCACCCAGGAGATGCGGGACCTCGGCGACCGCCTCGACCGCGAGCGCCGAGCGCTCATGCTCTCCCGCCAGGCCGGTCTCACCGCCACCTACAACCTCGTCAACGACCCCGCCAACACCGACGACGACATCGAAATCCTCCGGGCCATCCACCGTGCCATCGACGAGGCCACCCTGCGCGCCTACGGCTGGGACGACCTCATCGGCAAGCTGGACCACGGCCACCACCTGATCGGCGGCCGCGAGATGCGCTACACCGTCGGCCCCGCCGTACAGCGAGAGCTCGTCGACCGCCTCCTGGAGCTCAACCACGCCCGCTATGCCGACGAGGTCGCCAAGGGCCTGCACGCCAAGAAATCCAAGAAATCCCCACAAGGCGGGCTTTTCTAA